A genome region from bacterium SCSIO 12844 includes the following:
- a CDS encoding alpha/beta hydrolase, protein MSNTTLYTASKARLKKVKSQKGIYNWLFLAGGPGLGSDSLSELTNLLELPGTIWHLDLPGDGSNNTDDDIKYFANWSKALLEAAHQLENTVLVAHSTGGMYSLATKGLANILRGLILIDSAPDHNWQDVYSKFMENIKFTDEIHQLLSEFEANPSDDLLKQITLATMPYYLPKNSIKKTLSIFKELPFNCRSFTWSAENFDNIYHYQWVPDKIPTLILAGENDPITPLDLFKKHPAFQRSNIEIQSISNSGHFPWIDNPQKIKNITHKYTRNLQN, encoded by the coding sequence ATGAGTAATACAACCCTATATACAGCTTCAAAAGCTCGTTTAAAAAAAGTTAAATCACAAAAAGGCATTTATAACTGGCTATTTTTAGCTGGTGGACCTGGTTTAGGTTCTGATAGTTTATCAGAGTTAACTAATCTATTAGAACTACCCGGAACAATATGGCATTTGGATTTGCCAGGTGATGGCTCTAATAATACAGATGATGATATAAAATATTTTGCCAATTGGTCTAAGGCATTGTTAGAAGCAGCACACCAATTAGAAAATACTGTTTTGGTCGCTCATTCAACTGGTGGTATGTACTCACTAGCAACTAAAGGCCTAGCAAATATATTACGTGGTTTAATTTTAATCGATTCAGCACCTGATCATAACTGGCAAGATGTGTATTCAAAGTTTATGGAAAATATCAAATTTACAGATGAGATACATCAACTATTAAGTGAGTTTGAAGCTAACCCATCAGATGACTTGTTAAAACAAATTACCCTAGCTACTATGCCATACTACTTACCAAAAAATAGCATCAAAAAAACTTTATCTATTTTTAAAGAACTTCCATTTAACTGTAGAAGTTTTACTTGGTCTGCTGAGAATTTTGATAATATATATCATTATCAATGGGTTCCAGATAAAATCCCAACACTGATTCTTGCTGGTGAAAATGACCCTATTACTCCTTTAGATTTATTTAAAAAACATCCAGCATTTCAGCGCTCAAATATTGAAATTCAGAGCATTTCTAATAGTGGTCACTTTCCTTGGATTGATAACCCACAAAAAATCAAAAATATTACACATAAATATACTAGAAATCTACAAAATTAA